One window of Bos mutus isolate GX-2022 chromosome 29, NWIPB_WYAK_1.1, whole genome shotgun sequence genomic DNA carries:
- the LOC102278301 gene encoding olfactory receptor 8B3 yields the protein MALGNGSFMTQFILMGLRDEPDLQLPLFFLFLVMYMVTVMGNLSLIILIGLSSHLHTPMYFFLFNLSFIDLCYSSVFTPKMLINIISKKIISYIGCMTQLYFFSFFGISECYVLTSMAYDRYVAICNPLFYNVAMSPKVCSSLMLGSYLMAVLDATTLITCMLRLTFCDANTINHYLCDIHPLLQLSCTSTHIIELEVFIVGGINIIVPSLTIFVSYGLILTNIFHIKSTEGRSKAFRTCSAHIIAVSLFFGSSAFMYLKPSSVSVDDGKISCLLHQCGSHDESLNLRLEEQRC from the coding sequence ATGGCTCTGGGGAATGGCTCTTTCATGACTCAGTTTATTTTGATGGGATTAAGAGACGAACCAGATCTCCAGCTTCCCCTCTTCTTCCTGTTTCTAGTAATGTATATGGTCACTGTGATGGGAAATTTGAGCTTGATCATCCTTATTGGGCTGAGTTCACACCtacacacccccatgtactttttcctctttAACTTGTCCTTCATAGATCTCTGTTATTCTTCTGTGTTTACACCCAAAATGCTGATTAACATCATATCAAAGAAGATTATTTCTTACATAGGGTGCATGACCCAGCtttactttttcagtttttttggtaTTTCCGAATGTTATGTGCTGACATCAATGGCCTATgatcgctatgtggccatctgtaacCCATTATTTTATAACGTTGCCATGTCCCCTAAAGTGTGTTCCAGCCTTATGCTTGGTTCCTACTTGATGGCAGTTTTGGATGCCACGACCCTTATTACATGCATGCTGAGACTGACCTTCTGTGATGCAAACACCATCAACCATTATTTGTGTGACATCCACCCTCTGCTCCAGCTCTCATGCACAAGTACCCACATCATTGAACTGGAAGTGTTCATTGTGGGAGGCATCAACATCATTGTGCCCAGTCTcaccatctttgtctcttatgGTCTCATCCTCACCAACATCTTCCACATCAAGTCCACAGAGGGCAGGTCCAAAGCCTTCAGAACATGCAGTGCCCACATCATTGCTGTTTCTCTGTTCTTTGGATCAAGTGCATTTATGTATCTCAAACCATCATCTGTGTCTGTGGATGATGGGAAAATATCCTGTCTTTTACACCAATGTGGTTCCCATGATGAATCCCTTAATTTACGGCTTGAGGAACAAAGATGTTAA